In Geminicoccaceae bacterium, a single window of DNA contains:
- a CDS encoding citramalate synthase, with product MTERIYIYDTTLRDGAQTQGVSFSPEDKRRIARDLDRLGIDYIEGGWPGANDTDNVFFAENPGFSTAKFCAFGMTRRSGRSASNDPGLVRLFQSTAEVITLVGKSSRSQAEGALGVDAEENLHMIRDSMSESRKHVGEVMYDAEHFFDGFREDPEYALAAIEAAFEGGARWAVLCDTNGGALPHEVRRAVSRVVSRFPADKIGIHTHNDTENAIANTLEAVLEGARQVQGTLNGLGERCGNANLISLIPTLKLKLGFDIGVSDEAMTHLTAISRAFDERLNHTPNRSAAYVGANAFAHKGGLHASAVLKDPGFYEHVNPALVGNQRDILVSDQAGRSNLLRRFEEMNLAIEPSDEQVSTILSTIKEREAHGFSYDGASASFELLVREALGQRLDYFELLTFRVIDERRYNAVRELVTMSEATIKARVNGNDYYTVADGNGPVNALDHALRQALANIYPSLEQMELIDFKVRILSPEAGTGAITRVIIESSDDDGRVWQTIGVSSNIIDASYNALSDAIIYKLVIDGHTPP from the coding sequence ATGACTGAGCGCATCTATATCTACGATACCACGCTGCGTGACGGCGCGCAGACCCAGGGCGTCAGCTTCAGTCCGGAGGACAAGCGCCGCATCGCCCGCGATCTCGACCGGCTCGGCATCGATTATATCGAGGGCGGCTGGCCCGGCGCGAATGACACCGACAATGTGTTCTTTGCCGAGAATCCGGGTTTTTCCACGGCGAAATTCTGTGCTTTCGGCATGACCCGTCGTTCCGGCCGCAGTGCGAGCAACGATCCGGGTCTGGTTCGCCTGTTTCAATCCACCGCTGAAGTCATTACCCTTGTCGGCAAGAGTTCGCGCAGCCAGGCCGAAGGGGCGCTCGGTGTCGATGCGGAGGAAAATCTCCACATGATCCGCGATTCGATGTCCGAATCGCGGAAACATGTCGGCGAGGTCATGTACGATGCCGAGCATTTCTTCGATGGTTTCAGGGAAGATCCCGAATATGCCCTGGCCGCCATCGAGGCCGCGTTCGAGGGGGGAGCCCGATGGGCCGTCCTGTGCGATACCAATGGCGGTGCCCTGCCGCATGAGGTGAGGCGGGCGGTGAGCCGGGTGGTGTCGCGGTTCCCGGCGGACAAGATCGGCATCCATACCCACAACGACACCGAGAACGCGATCGCCAACACGCTGGAGGCGGTGCTGGAGGGAGCGCGTCAGGTTCAGGGCACGCTCAACGGGCTGGGCGAGCGTTGCGGCAACGCCAACCTGATTTCGCTTATTCCCACGCTCAAGCTCAAGCTGGGCTTCGACATCGGCGTCAGCGACGAGGCGATGACCCATCTCACCGCCATCTCGCGTGCCTTCGACGAGCGGCTGAACCACACGCCGAACCGTTCGGCGGCCTATGTCGGGGCCAACGCCTTCGCCCACAAGGGCGGGTTGCATGCCTCGGCGGTGCTCAAGGACCCGGGGTTCTACGAGCATGTCAACCCGGCCCTTGTCGGCAACCAGCGCGACATCCTCGTGTCGGATCAGGCCGGGCGCTCGAATCTCCTGCGTCGTTTCGAGGAGATGAACCTCGCCATCGAGCCGAGCGACGAACAGGTCTCGACGATCCTCTCCACCATCAAGGAGCGCGAGGCCCACGGTTTTTCCTACGACGGTGCGTCGGCGAGCTTCGAGCTTCTGGTGCGGGAGGCGCTGGGGCAGCGGCTGGACTATTTCGAGCTGCTGACCTTCCGGGTGATCGACGAACGGCGATACAATGCCGTGCGGGAACTGGTCACGATGTCGGAAGCCACCATCAAGGCGCGGGTCAACGGCAACGATTACTACACCGTCGCGGATGGCAATGGCCCGGTCAATGCGCTCGATCACGCACTGCGGCAGGCGCTGGCGAACATCTACCCGTCGCTTGAGCAGATGGAGCTGATCGACTTCAAGGTGCGCATCCTCTCGCCCGAGGCCGGTACCGGCGCCATCACCCGCGTCATCATCGAGAGCAGCGACGATGACGGCCGTGTCTGGCAGACCATCGGTGTTTCCTCCAACATCATCGACGCGTCGTACAATGCCCTGTCGGATGCCATCATCTACAAGCTCGTGATCGACGGCCACACGCCTCCATGA
- a CDS encoding glutamate--tRNA ligase: MSVVVRFAPSPTGFLHIGSARTALFNWLFARHHGGRYLVRIEDTDRQRSTQAAVDAIFDGLSWLGLESDEPAIFQFARLDHHKAAVERLLAKGLAYRCYCTPAELEAMREEAKAAGRPTLYDGRWRDRDPSEAPPGIDPAIRFKAPTDRDTVVEDLIQGTVRIAGSQLDDMVLLRADGTPTYMLSVVVDDIDMGITHIIRGDDHLVNAARQQNLFEALGHSAPAFAHMPLIHGPDGAKLSKRHGALGVDAYRDMGYLPEAVCNYLLRLGWSHGDDEVIDRDQAIAWFDMDAVGRSPSRFDFAKLAHLNAHYMKAADPARLAGLAAPLLKDGGFAVDGTAMKRLVAGMPGLASRARTIVELADAARIYVESRPVPVEAKAARMIAGASQDLFTAVRERLEAVADWSEEALEHDLRGFAEEQGVGFGKVAQPLRAAITGRAASPSLFEVMHVLGKEEVSGRLMDAASGRNPAMQHED; this comes from the coding sequence ATGAGTGTAGTTGTTCGCTTTGCTCCTTCGCCTACAGGTTTCTTGCACATCGGTAGCGCACGGACGGCACTGTTCAATTGGCTGTTTGCCCGTCACCATGGCGGTCGCTATCTCGTCCGGATAGAGGACACCGATCGGCAGAGATCGACACAAGCTGCGGTTGACGCCATTTTCGACGGCCTTTCATGGCTGGGGCTCGAGTCGGATGAACCTGCCATCTTCCAGTTCGCCCGGCTCGATCACCACAAGGCTGCGGTCGAACGTCTGCTGGCAAAAGGGCTCGCCTATCGCTGCTACTGCACGCCAGCCGAGCTGGAAGCCATGCGCGAGGAGGCCAAGGCGGCCGGACGGCCGACACTCTATGACGGCCGCTGGCGCGACCGCGACCCGTCCGAGGCTCCTCCCGGCATCGATCCGGCCATCCGTTTCAAGGCCCCGACCGATCGCGATACCGTTGTCGAAGATCTCATACAGGGAACTGTCCGCATCGCCGGAAGCCAGCTCGACGACATGGTCCTGCTGCGTGCCGACGGCACGCCGACCTACATGCTGTCGGTCGTGGTCGACGACATCGACATGGGCATCACGCACATCATCCGCGGCGATGACCACCTGGTGAATGCCGCACGTCAGCAGAACCTGTTCGAGGCGCTGGGCCACAGCGCGCCGGCCTTCGCCCACATGCCCCTGATCCATGGCCCCGACGGCGCCAAGCTCAGCAAGCGCCACGGCGCGCTCGGCGTCGACGCCTATCGCGACATGGGCTATCTTCCCGAAGCGGTCTGCAACTATCTCCTGCGTCTCGGCTGGTCACACGGCGACGACGAGGTGATAGATCGCGATCAGGCCATCGCCTGGTTCGACATGGACGCCGTGGGCCGTTCGCCGTCACGGTTCGACTTCGCCAAGCTCGCCCACCTCAACGCCCACTACATGAAGGCCGCCGACCCGGCGCGACTGGCCGGGCTTGCAGCCCCTCTCCTGAAGGACGGGGGATTCGCTGTGGACGGCACGGCGATGAAACGACTGGTGGCGGGCATGCCCGGCCTCGCCTCGCGCGCCAGGACGATTGTCGAGCTGGCCGATGCCGCGAGAATCTACGTCGAAAGCCGGCCGGTACCGGTGGAGGCCAAGGCGGCCAGGATGATAGCGGGTGCATCCCAGGACCTGTTCACGGCCGTCCGGGAGCGGCTCGAAGCGGTAGCCGACTGGAGCGAGGAAGCGCTGGAACACGACCTGCGTGGTTTTGCGGAGGAACAGGGCGTCGGCTTCGGCAAGGTCGCGCAACCCCTTCGCGCGGCCATCACCGGCCGTGCTGCATCGCCGAGCTTGTTCGAGGTGATGCATGTTCTCGGCAAGGAGGAAGTCTCCGGTCGGCTGATGGATGCTGCATCTGGCCGCAACCCCGCAATGCAGCATGAGGATTGA
- a CDS encoding cysteine--tRNA ligase: protein MNVQIHNTLTRRKDRLEPIEPGHVRLYVCGPTVYQRIHIGNARPLIVFDTLVRLLRHLYPKVTYVRNITDIEDKIIAQAEVNGETIAELTERTAAAFAGDCAALGCASPDHEPHATAHIDGMIAIIETLVGRGHAYAADGHVLFNVPSMPAYGRLSGRSRDDQIAGARVEVAPYKRDPADFVLWKPSDGSQPGWDSPWGRGRPGWHIECSAMSESLLGVPFDIHGGGIDLVFPHHENEMAQTCCASGEATMASIWMHNGFVDMSGEKMSKSLGNVVRVDEALALADPSPVRQGEIIRFWMLGAHYRQPIDFTADGLRQARAQLDRFYGALERAGEATGRTEPDNAVVAALADDMNTPQAIAVLHEILGDLNRAKFAEKPAIAGRLRASAALMGLLQADATTWLRGDDGGDEERVAALVQERIDARKARNFARADEIRNQLNAEGIVLEDGPGGTTWRRA from the coding sequence GTGAATGTGCAGATCCACAATACGCTGACGCGCCGCAAGGACAGGCTGGAGCCCATCGAGCCCGGTCACGTGCGCCTATATGTCTGCGGACCCACGGTCTATCAGCGAATCCATATCGGCAATGCGCGGCCGCTGATCGTCTTCGACACGCTTGTCCGCCTGCTGCGTCACCTCTACCCGAAGGTGACATATGTGCGGAACATCACTGATATCGAAGACAAGATCATTGCCCAGGCGGAGGTCAATGGCGAAACCATAGCCGAGCTGACCGAACGTACCGCCGCCGCCTTCGCCGGGGATTGCGCGGCACTCGGCTGTGCCTCACCCGATCATGAGCCGCACGCCACTGCCCATATCGACGGCATGATCGCCATCATCGAGACGCTGGTCGGTCGCGGCCATGCCTATGCAGCCGACGGGCATGTGCTGTTCAACGTGCCGTCCATGCCGGCCTATGGCCGGTTGTCGGGCCGTTCGCGCGATGACCAGATCGCCGGGGCAAGGGTCGAGGTCGCCCCCTACAAGCGCGATCCGGCCGATTTCGTCCTGTGGAAGCCGTCCGATGGCAGCCAGCCGGGCTGGGACAGCCCCTGGGGCCGCGGCCGTCCGGGCTGGCACATCGAGTGTTCGGCGATGTCGGAAAGTCTCCTCGGGGTACCATTCGACATCCATGGTGGTGGTATCGACCTGGTCTTTCCCCACCACGAGAACGAGATGGCGCAGACCTGCTGCGCATCCGGCGAGGCAACGATGGCCAGCATCTGGATGCATAACGGCTTCGTCGACATGTCCGGTGAGAAGATGTCGAAATCGCTGGGCAATGTCGTGCGGGTCGACGAGGCGCTGGCGCTGGCCGATCCGTCGCCGGTGCGGCAGGGCGAGATCATCCGTTTCTGGATGCTGGGCGCGCATTACCGCCAGCCGATCGACTTCACCGCGGATGGCCTGCGCCAGGCCCGGGCCCAGCTCGACCGCTTCTACGGCGCGCTGGAGCGGGCGGGCGAGGCGACGGGAAGGACGGAGCCTGACAATGCGGTCGTGGCGGCGCTGGCCGACGACATGAACACGCCCCAGGCCATTGCGGTCCTTCATGAGATCCTGGGCGATCTCAATCGGGCGAAATTCGCCGAGAAGCCGGCCATTGCCGGCCGCCTGCGGGCCTCGGCGGCACTCATGGGCCTGCTGCAGGCCGATGCGACGACCTGGCTCAGGGGCGATGACGGTGGCGATGAGGAGCGCGTTGCCGCACTCGTTCAAGAACGTATCGACGCGCGCAAGGCGCGCAACTTTGCCCGCGCCGATGAAATCCGCAACCAACTCAACGCCGAGGGGATCGTCCTGGAGGACGGCCCCGGCGGGACAACCTGGCGCAGGGCATGA
- a CDS encoding polysaccharide biosynthesis tyrosine autokinase, producing the protein MTAGSGSPNDDASLLYILRVIGGYRWLIGGAAALSLGTALLVLVMVEPVYLARSMILVEPAREGRPDEAVAEVGIVNDSAAIESQAKILASRSMAHQVIERLGLVRDRELGDDGDLETAIRSFIDRVQVERDGRTNVIAVGFRSREPVKAARIANELASLYIADQLRAKHESTRRGTEWLSVQLEHARLRFEQAEAALHDYRAGIQPTYADAEVLHGIDIANLKRDHIAALADMAARRARLERVRRLVNTQSGVQAFEELGGSAVLQNLHALKNQTMRQEAELSTDFGVRHPRRLDLHNQITRLDLQIATEQRALVSRMQSELDEAVARERTLRRELDNLKDQTLAQREAETRMAELEREVEMARRLYERYLGRFEAVVDTEETQRADARLISEAVPPLRPVAPDPVMVVSSALVAGIATALLLIYLLEQRDRGFRGGQHLEATIGLPCIAHVPVISGRVTGGVPPQDYVVQQSRSRLAETMRGLIASLDLADRRQRARAVLLTSAVPDEGKSTLAACLARVAAQDGLRVLLIDADLRKPTLHELLETEAETGLQEILRGEKRVGEVLQHDAPTSLVLIPGKPRRDQPARLLGREGLGALIESARDDFDLILVDSAPLMAVADGRLISRMVDATLFVCRFDHTPRAIVTRCVEQLREAGAVLAGAVLTRVDPVRLARYGAAESRIHRRDVAAYYAD; encoded by the coding sequence ATGACGGCGGGATCCGGTTCCCCGAATGACGACGCCTCGCTGCTCTACATCCTTCGCGTGATCGGCGGATATCGCTGGCTGATCGGCGGCGCGGCTGCCCTCAGCCTCGGTACGGCCCTGCTGGTCCTTGTCATGGTCGAGCCGGTCTATCTCGCCCGGTCCATGATCCTCGTCGAACCGGCGCGCGAGGGCCGGCCCGACGAGGCGGTGGCCGAGGTGGGGATCGTCAACGACAGCGCGGCCATCGAGAGTCAGGCGAAGATTCTGGCATCACGTTCGATGGCACACCAGGTCATCGAACGTCTCGGGCTGGTCCGGGATCGCGAACTGGGCGATGACGGCGATCTTGAGACCGCAATCCGGTCCTTCATCGACCGCGTGCAGGTCGAACGCGACGGACGGACGAACGTCATTGCCGTCGGCTTCCGGTCCCGCGAGCCGGTCAAGGCCGCGCGGATCGCCAACGAACTGGCCTCGCTCTACATCGCGGACCAGCTGAGGGCCAAGCACGAGAGTACGCGCCGCGGCACGGAATGGCTGAGTGTCCAACTCGAACATGCCCGCCTTCGCTTCGAACAGGCCGAAGCCGCCCTGCATGACTATCGTGCGGGAATCCAGCCGACCTATGCCGATGCCGAGGTCCTTCACGGCATCGACATCGCGAATCTCAAGCGTGACCATATCGCGGCGCTGGCCGATATGGCGGCCCGGCGGGCGCGGCTGGAGCGGGTTCGCAGGCTGGTCAACACGCAATCGGGTGTTCAGGCGTTCGAGGAACTGGGCGGTTCGGCCGTGCTGCAGAACCTTCATGCGCTGAAGAACCAGACGATGAGGCAGGAGGCCGAGCTCTCCACCGACTTTGGCGTTCGCCATCCCAGGCGGCTCGACCTGCACAACCAGATCACCCGCCTCGACCTGCAGATCGCCACCGAACAGCGGGCTCTCGTCAGCCGGATGCAGAGCGAGCTGGATGAGGCCGTGGCGCGCGAGCGCACGCTGCGTCGCGAACTGGACAACCTGAAGGATCAGACGCTGGCGCAGCGCGAGGCCGAGACCCGCATGGCCGAGCTCGAACGCGAGGTCGAGATGGCGCGCCGGCTGTATGAGAGGTATCTCGGGCGCTTCGAGGCGGTTGTGGATACCGAGGAGACCCAGCGTGCCGATGCCCGGTTGATTTCCGAGGCGGTGCCGCCGCTTCGTCCCGTGGCACCCGATCCCGTCATGGTGGTCAGCAGCGCGCTGGTCGCCGGAATCGCCACTGCGCTCCTGTTGATCTATCTGCTTGAGCAGCGTGACCGGGGCTTTCGCGGCGGCCAGCATCTCGAAGCCACCATCGGGTTGCCCTGCATTGCCCATGTCCCCGTGATCTCCGGACGCGTCACCGGAGGGGTGCCGCCGCAGGATTACGTGGTACAGCAATCCCGGTCGCGGCTGGCCGAAACCATGCGCGGGCTGATCGCATCGCTCGATCTTGCCGATCGCAGACAGCGGGCGCGGGCCGTCCTTCTGACTTCCGCCGTGCCGGACGAAGGCAAGTCGACACTGGCTGCCTGTCTTGCCCGGGTGGCGGCCCAGGATGGACTTCGCGTGCTGTTGATCGATGCTGATCTGAGAAAGCCCACCTTGCATGAACTTCTCGAAACCGAAGCGGAAACCGGGCTGCAGGAGATCCTGCGCGGCGAGAAGCGGGTGGGCGAAGTCCTTCAGCATGACGCACCTACATCGCTCGTGTTGATTCCCGGCAAGCCGCGCAGGGACCAGCCGGCGCGGCTTCTCGGGCGGGAGGGGCTCGGGGCGCTGATCGAGAGTGCGCGCGACGATTTCGACCTCATTCTGGTCGATTCCGCTCCGCTGATGGCGGTTGCTGACGGTCGGTTGATTTCGCGAATGGTAGATGCAACCCTGTTTGTCTGCCGCTTCGACCACACCCCTCGTGCCATCGTAACCCGGTGCGTCGAGCAGCTGCGCGAAGCCGGCGCCGTGCTGGCGGGCGCCGTGCTGACCCGCGTCGACCCGGTTCGCCTTGCCCGCTACGGAGCCGCTGAATCCCGCATTCATCGCCGCGACGTTGCCGCCTACTATGCCGACTGA
- a CDS encoding RNA methyltransferase produces the protein MKLQSRPRGGVENLGPAPVVILCRPQMGENVGSAARAMLNFGLTELRLVNPAFGWPNAKAVASSSGAHAILNMMTVHDTLEEAVGDLHHLYATTARERGMSKPVQGAREATISARALIDDGRRVGILFGPERTGLVNEELTLADGIISVPLNPAFPSLNLSQAVLLCSYEWHMSGLAEGEGYRPAAMDADVPATKGDLARLLDHLIGELDKTGYFRSDDRRISLSQTIRVMFERRQMTQSEVHLLRGIIKDLVNGRRVVNRG, from the coding sequence ATGAAGTTGCAGTCCCGGCCGCGTGGCGGTGTGGAAAATCTCGGACCGGCACCCGTTGTCATTCTCTGTCGTCCCCAGATGGGGGAGAATGTCGGTTCGGCCGCGCGCGCCATGCTCAATTTCGGATTGACCGAACTGCGGTTGGTGAACCCGGCCTTCGGCTGGCCCAACGCCAAGGCGGTGGCATCGAGTTCTGGTGCGCATGCCATTCTCAACATGATGACAGTCCACGATACGCTTGAGGAAGCGGTCGGTGATCTTCACCACTTGTATGCAACGACAGCCCGCGAGCGCGGCATGTCCAAGCCGGTGCAGGGCGCGCGCGAGGCGACCATTTCCGCACGGGCACTCATTGACGACGGGAGAAGGGTGGGAATCCTGTTCGGGCCGGAGCGTACCGGATTGGTCAACGAGGAACTCACTCTGGCCGATGGCATCATTTCCGTCCCGTTGAACCCTGCCTTTCCGTCGCTGAACCTCTCCCAGGCGGTCCTGCTGTGCAGCTATGAGTGGCACATGTCGGGATTGGCGGAAGGTGAAGGATATCGCCCGGCGGCAATGGACGCCGATGTGCCCGCGACCAAGGGCGACCTTGCCCGGCTGCTGGATCATCTGATCGGGGAACTCGACAAGACGGGATATTTCCGCAGCGACGATCGTCGCATCAGTCTATCCCAGACCATTCGCGTGATGTTCGAACGTCGCCAGATGACCCAGAGCGAGGTCCATCTCCTGCGCGGGATC
- a CDS encoding ComEC family competence protein, with protein MQQYLRFRAGPLFRRPGFAWVRPVRLARYLRLLIELEHQRWFLWMPVAFATGIAIFFSLDTEPGFWPAGALCLATILVATAWLPRHNKIASWLVVLGMLVLAGFVVAQWRSARLQAPVIEKRGTYEIVGRIALVEPRARGPRVLLEDLRIEGVDADRTPVSVRVTLKGTKPWVSAGDVIAVKARLQAPGGPMLPGGFDFARNAYFSQLGGIGFAYRPAAIVEPATDSAIRGAIARLRATIAERAQAAIPGAEGAVAAALVTALRADIPDKVWHDMQIAGLAHLLAISGLHMGLVAGTLLLFCRYGLALIPWLALRVPVVKPGAAIALAASAFYLLLAGATVPTQRAFFMTSVVLVSIMIDRSPLSMRLVAVAAMIVLVFQPESLLGASFQMSFAAVVALIAAYEREYRIAETTESEPDQPPSAMHPLLRYFIGVTLTTLIASLATMPFAAYHFQRISLLGVVANLVGVPLTAFWIMPAGLLALAAMPFGLDGIFFTVMGWGIAMLLDAAAIVASWPGAGVQLPQLPIVVIVLTVLGGLWLCLWQQVWRWVGVLLWPVALLVAVMHQPPDLLVDRAGNLVARMLPDGRVQMVRFRKDNFVEEGWLRALGAERPVDAPEPGGPPVDGMSCDDGGCRFRLGGHTISLARTPAAAIEDCREVDLVIALRTIDRCPDGTRMVGSRDLWLSEGIALTLRRGHADIRETAAGRGVRYWTEVYQKFNHK; from the coding sequence TTGCAGCAATACCTCAGATTCCGGGCTGGTCCGCTCTTCCGTCGACCGGGTTTCGCATGGGTACGACCGGTTCGTCTTGCCCGGTATCTGCGGCTGCTGATCGAGCTCGAACACCAGCGCTGGTTCCTGTGGATGCCGGTGGCGTTCGCGACGGGTATCGCCATCTTCTTCTCGCTGGATACCGAACCCGGATTCTGGCCGGCCGGCGCCCTGTGCCTCGCGACCATCCTCGTCGCAACGGCATGGCTGCCACGGCACAACAAGATCGCATCGTGGCTTGTCGTTCTGGGGATGCTGGTTCTGGCGGGTTTCGTCGTTGCCCAGTGGCGCAGCGCTCGTCTTCAGGCCCCCGTGATCGAGAAGCGGGGCACCTATGAGATCGTCGGACGTATTGCCCTGGTCGAGCCGCGTGCCCGCGGACCACGCGTCTTGCTTGAAGACCTGCGGATCGAGGGGGTCGACGCGGACCGGACGCCGGTCAGTGTCCGGGTCACGCTGAAGGGCACGAAACCATGGGTGAGTGCCGGCGATGTCATTGCCGTCAAGGCACGGTTGCAGGCGCCGGGCGGCCCGATGCTGCCCGGGGGGTTCGATTTCGCCCGGAATGCCTATTTCAGCCAGCTTGGCGGTATCGGCTTCGCCTACCGGCCGGCGGCGATCGTCGAACCCGCGACCGACAGCGCGATTCGCGGTGCGATCGCCCGGTTGCGCGCCACCATTGCCGAGAGGGCGCAGGCCGCCATTCCGGGTGCCGAGGGCGCGGTCGCGGCGGCCCTGGTGACGGCCCTTCGCGCGGACATTCCCGACAAGGTCTGGCATGACATGCAGATTGCCGGTCTGGCCCATCTGCTGGCCATTTCCGGCCTGCACATGGGGCTGGTGGCGGGCACGCTGCTGCTGTTCTGCCGCTATGGCCTGGCGCTGATCCCATGGCTCGCGCTGCGGGTGCCGGTCGTCAAGCCGGGTGCGGCCATAGCGCTCGCGGCATCCGCGTTCTACCTGCTGCTTGCCGGTGCCACCGTGCCCACGCAGCGCGCCTTCTTCATGACCTCGGTGGTTCTCGTCAGCATCATGATCGACCGCAGTCCGCTTTCCATGCGGCTTGTGGCGGTGGCGGCGATGATCGTGCTGGTCTTTCAGCCCGAAAGCCTGCTCGGGGCATCGTTCCAGATGTCATTTGCCGCGGTGGTGGCGCTGATTGCGGCCTATGAGCGCGAATACCGCATCGCGGAAACGACGGAAAGCGAACCGGACCAGCCGCCGTCGGCCATGCATCCGCTCCTGCGCTATTTCATCGGCGTCACGCTGACCACACTGATTGCCAGCCTCGCGACGATGCCCTTCGCCGCCTACCACTTTCAGCGAATTTCCCTTCTTGGCGTCGTTGCCAATCTGGTGGGCGTTCCGTTGACCGCCTTCTGGATCATGCCGGCCGGGTTGCTGGCACTGGCCGCCATGCCCTTCGGTCTCGACGGGATCTTTTTCACGGTGATGGGTTGGGGAATTGCGATGCTGCTCGACGCTGCAGCCATCGTGGCGTCGTGGCCGGGAGCGGGTGTGCAGTTGCCGCAATTGCCGATCGTGGTGATTGTCCTGACCGTGCTGGGCGGGTTGTGGCTCTGCCTGTGGCAACAGGTCTGGCGATGGGTCGGGGTACTCCTGTGGCCGGTTGCCCTGCTGGTCGCTGTCATGCACCAGCCGCCGGATCTGCTCGTCGACCGGGCAGGCAATCTGGTGGCGCGGATGCTGCCTGACGGGCGCGTGCAGATGGTTCGCTTCCGCAAGGATAATTTCGTCGAGGAAGGCTGGCTGCGGGCTCTCGGCGCAGAGCGGCCGGTCGACGCGCCGGAGCCGGGAGGCCCGCCTGTGGATGGCATGTCCTGCGATGATGGTGGCTGCCGCTTCCGGCTGGGCGGGCACACCATCAGCCTGGCCAGGACGCCGGCTGCCGCGATCGAGGATTGCCGGGAGGTCGATCTGGTGATTGCCCTGCGCACCATCGACAGGTGTCCCGACGGCACGCGGATGGTCGGATCACGCGATCTCTGGCTGTCGGAAGGTATCGCGCTCACCCTGCGCCGCGGCCATGCCGATATCCGGGAAACTGCTGCCGGACGCGGAGTGCGTTACTGGACTGAAGTTTACCAAAAATTCAATCATAAGTAG